Within the Dialister hominis genome, the region CGTGTCCCTGCTCTATGCCATTCCCTATATCTGTTCCGGCACCCTCTCCCCGCTGGACGGACTGGTGGAAAGCGTGTCCGGCCTCACCGGCACCGGGGCCACCGTCATCAATGACCTTTCGCCCCTGCCGCCGTCCATTCTTTTCTTCCGCGCCATGACCCACTGGCTGGGAGGTCTGGGCATCATCGTCATCTTCGTGGCCCTCTTCCCCCAGGCCGGACGGGGCACCACGAAAATGGTGAATGCCGAAAGCACAGGACCCACCTCTTCCAAGCCCCTCCCCCGCATCAAAGAAACGGCACTGGCCCTTTTCTGCGTGTACTTTTGTTTCACCGCCGCTGCCACGGCGGCCTTAATGCTATGGGGCATGGGTTTCTGGGAAGCATTGGACCATGCCTTCTCCACCATTGCCACCGGCGGTTTTTCCACCAGAAATGAAAACATTGCCTACTATCACAGCTTTTCCCTGGAAATGATACTCACCTTTTTCATGGTTATTTCCAGCGCCAACTTCGGCCTCTACGTGGACGCCTGGAAACGGGGTCTCCATGTACTCCTGCAGGATACGGAATTCAAAGTCTACCTCCTCATGGTGGCAGCGGCGGTCCTTCTCATCACCGCCTCCCAGGTGCTTCAGGGCCATATGCCCCTTCCGGAATCCCTCCGGGAAGCCCTCTTCCAGTCCGCCTCCCTGTCCTCCACCACCGGCTACGTATCCGCCGACTTCGACCAATGGCCTTCCTTTGCTAAATTTATCCTTCTCCTCATCATCATAGCCGGAGGCTGCGGCGGCTCCACCGCCGGCGGGCTGAAGGTAATGCGCCTCATTCTTCTCTTCAAATGCTTCTCCGCCATTCTGAAGCTCCACATGCACCCAAGGGCGGTTTTCCACATGACCGTGGGAAAGGAAAAATTCTCCCGGAATACGGTACTCTAGGTGCTGGCCTTCTTCTTCATCTACATGGCCCTCTCCACCCTGTGGGCAGGGGCCATGATGTTTGACGGCCTTGCCTTCATGGACGCCCTGGGCGTGGCCTTCTCCACCATGAGCTACGACGGCCCCGCCTTCGGTGCATTCGGCGCCACCTGCACCTACGCAGCCCTGCCGGATTTCTCCAAGGTCATCGTCTGCCTGTCCATGCTCTTCGGAAGGCTGGAATCCGTAACCCTCCTCTCCATTTTCATCCCTTCCTTCTGGAAAAAGAGCGGATGGTGAGGATGAGATGATAGAAGATAGACGATAGATAATAGAAATTAGAAGATAGAAGGTAGACAGTCAGACTTCAGACGGTCAGACAATCAGACACCTGCGACCCCCTACTGTCATGTTGAGCGGGGCTGCACGGCGGTATTGGCGGTAAGTGTTTTATTTCCTATTGATACTCTGAGCCCAGAAATCTCCCGCCACAATGTTGCTTGTCCCGTTTCGGAGTGAGATTTCTCCACTCCACTTCTTTCCGGTCGAAATGACAGGGGCGGCGGGCTGTGTACAGGCGTTTGAGGAAGAAACAGAATGGCACAGGTGCTGCCCCACCTCTACTGTCATTTCGAGCGGGGCGGCATGTCGGTATGAGGGTAAAGGTTTTATCCTCTATTGATACTCTGAGCCCTAAAATCTCCCACCAATAGGGCTTGTACTATTTCGGAGTGAGATTTCTCCACTCTGTGGAGACTCTGCATAGAGTCTCCAAGTCAGCCGAAGTTGGCCTCCAGCCTGCCCGATAAGAGGCTTTCCTATTGGCGGCTGACCGGCTCCGGTTGAAATGACAGGGGCGGCGAGCTGTGTACAGGCATCTCTGAAAGAAGCAGAATGGCACAGGTGCAGCCCCCTCTACTGTCATTTCGAGCGGGGCTGCATGTCGGTATGAGGGTAAAGGTTTTATCCTTTATTGATACTCTGAGCCCAGAAATCTCCCGCCGTCATGAGGCTTGTACCATTTCGGAGTGGGATTTCTCCACTTCGCTTCGCTCCGGTCGAAATGACAGGGGCGGCGGGCGAAGATAGAAGATAGAAGTTAGAAGTTAGACAGTCAGACCTCAGACGGTCAGACTTCGGACACGCTGCCCACTCTACTGTCATTTCGAGCGGGGCTGCATGTCGGTTTTGGCGGCAAATGGTCTGTGTCCTATTGATGCTCTGAGTCGAGAAATCTCCCGCCACAATGCAGCTTGTCCCATTTCGGAGTGAGATTTCTCCACTCCACTTCGTTCCGGTCGAAATGACAGAGACGGCGGGCTGCCGACGGTCATTCACTCCAAATACGGGCATTCAAAAAAGCGTGGAAACGAAGCTCCACGCTTTTTTGATGTCCCTATTTCTTCTCGCCGAAGAGGCGGAGGAGGTAAATGAAGATGTTAATGAAATCCAGGTACAGGGTGAGGGCGCCCATGATGGCTATCTTCTGTCCTTCGTCGGTGGCCCGGGAATGATAGGTGAGGGCCAGGCGTTTGATGGACTGGGTGTCATAAATGGTGAGGCCCGTGAAAATCAGGATGCCGGCGTAGGAAATAAGCATCTGCAGCAGGGTGCTGTCGAAGAAGAAACCCACGACCGTGGCCAGGATGATGCCGAAAAGTCCCATGAGGCACATATTTCCCAGCTTCGACAAATCCGCCTTCGTCACATAGCCGTACACCGACATGATGCCGAAGGTGCCGGCGGTCATGAAGAACACGCCGCCGATGGAAGAAAGGGTGTAGGTCAAAAATACCGCCGACAGGGTAATGCCGTTCAGCACCGAATACACCAGAAACATGACCGCCGCCGTTTTCAGAGACATTTTCCCCATGGCAGAGGACAGACGCCATACCAGGGCAAAGGTGGCCACGATGAGCACCAGGGTGCCGGTGCGGCTTCCCATGAAAAGCCCCCGGAGCAGGGCATTATCCGCCACGAACCATGCGCTGAATCCCGTCACCACCAGGGCGATGGCCATCCAGGCATACACATCCTTCATGAGACCGGGCATATTGATGGAAATACTTTTCTCCCGTTCCGCTGTCAATTCGTCATACATAGAAAGACTCCTTTCTGAATGAAATATCTTATATCGATTTATTTGAGAAAAGAAGCGGCCTTCGCAAAGAATGCCGCCCTTTTATGGCCTTTTATATTTATATTGTAACACAGCCTGTACAGTGTCACATCATCTGTACATCCTTATACAGGGGAGATTTCACCCACTGCCCGTGGATATCCACAAGCCCCCAGAGTCCGTGGGATTTCACCGGTGCCAGGCCATGTCGGAAAGGCCGCGCCGCCTCTCCTTCCGGAAGGGTGAACAGAATCTTTCCTTCCCGGTCCAGGGCATGGATTTTCTTTCCCTCTTCCAGCCAGGCCAGCCCCTCTTCCGAATAGGGCTGCATGACGGCGCCGGAGGGAAGCTCACGAATGACGCCGCTTTCTCCGGAAAGCACCGTCTTACCGCCCATTTCATAAAGCACGCGGTCTTTCCCGAGGAATGTAATCCGGTCATACAGGAAATCCATGACCTGCCTGCCGTCCTCCAGACGGAAGGCACCCATCTTTCCTTTTTCCTTATCCCTCAGAGTCACCAGCCCTTCCTCTTCATAGAGCCTGCCGCCGGAAAGGTCATAGCGCCCCGGCGGGATGATGTACTCTCCCTTCCGGTTCACGAAGCCCAGAAGGCCGTGGTCCTTCACGAAGGTGCCCCATTCTGTCATGGGATATACCTCGTCGGAGCGGCTGTCCACCACGATACGTCCCTGCCGGTCCAGATAGCCCCGCTTCACGCCGTCATAGGAAAGAGGAAGCATTTCATCGCCTCCGCCGCTGCCGCCAAGGCCCCCAAGCACGGCCCCTGCCAGGGTGCCCCAGTTGAAACGGTTCACCTTCCGCCGGTACTCCGCCAAACCATCCTCATAGGGTCCCACGCTGTCAAATTCCGCGGTAAAAAGAAGTTTCCCCGACCCGTCGATGCCGCCCTTCCGTCCGTCGGAAAGCTGCACAAAAGCAATGCCCTCGCTGAAAGGCGCCAGCACCTCCCTATACAGCGGCGCCGTCACCCGATTTCCACGGTCATCAAGAATACCGTATTTCCCCTTTTCCCTGTAAAAAGAAGGGCCCTCTTCTCTATCCGGAAACGCCACGCGGCCATCTGCGGTGATATAGGAAATCTTCTTTCCCTTCTTCACCTGAAACAGCCCATTTCCTTCATAGGACATGGAATCCCAGAAAGCAGGAACGATTTCATGTCCCTCCCGGTTCAGGAGCCCCCAGCCCTTTTTATTCCGAAACGCAGCGGTGACACCATAGCCATAAACATCACTTTCCCCCCTGCGCCGGTGAACATCGCCGGGAAGGCCGTTCTTTGCCAGGTAGGGATACAGCAGGCCTCCCGCCGCCGGCGAAGAAGGCAGGTTCACCGATATATCGTAATGGGTGGTCTTTTTCGATGATTTTTCCCTCGTCTCCACCCTGCCTGTCTCCATAGTGGAAACAGAGCCCTCCCGATGGATATGGGTATAAGAAAAAGCCGGTTCCTCTCCCCGGGCAGGAGAAAATGCAGCCGGCAGAAGCAGGAGGGATGTGATAAGCAGAATCTTTCCGGTTCTGTAGTTCATAGAGCGTCCTTTCTATTTAGTGCATGCTGAATAACTATTTATGATAGAATATATTAGATAACTACTGAGATTTAACATGTAATATTGTATAATATATGCATAGTTAATTTTAGCATCCCCAGATTTTCTTTGCACATAGGAGCTCTATTCATGTATAAACTCACTCCCCAGTACCAGCAAATTTCTATTTTTGACTTCAATCAGCCGGGTGGGCTCCAGCTTTCCTCCGACAATAGATGGGTTCAGCTGGCGGATTCCCTTGAGTGGAACAAGTATGAAGAACGCTATGCTGAACAGTTCCCTTCTAAAACAGGACGTCCGGGAATTCCTTTTCGTATTGCCTTTGGCGCATATATTATCCAGAAGGCAACCGGAGCTTCCGACAGGAAATTATGTGAGCTCATTGCAGAAAATTCATATTATCAGTATTTCCTTGGGCTCCCATCTTTTCAGCCTGAATGCCCGTTCACCTACTCTGCTATGGTGTATTTTAGAAAGAGATTCACGCCTGAGTTCCTTATGGAAGTCAATGAAATGATTCTGGCAGCGTTTGATGTAACGCCGGAACACAGGGAGGATAAGTTGGAGGTGCCTAATGGCACTGCTCTCCCCGACAATATGGGGACCTTGATTCTGAATGCGACCTGTTCTCCTTCGAATATCCGGTATCCTCAGGATTTCTCGCTTCTCAATGAAGCTAGGGAGCATCTGGAGGGGATGATTGACTATTTCAATGATACCTACCATCCCTGGGCTAAGCCAAGGACTTACCGGGAAATCGCAAGAAAGGACTATCTGAAGCTGGCAAAGTCCAAGAGAAGGTCTGCAAAAGCTGTCAGAATGCAGATTCGGCGGGAGTTATTCAATCTTGCCCGTGATATGCGCTATATCGAACAGTACCTTGCGGCAGGCTATGAGCTTCCGGAGAAGTATCGGCAGTTGTACCAGACCATTCAGAAGCTGTATGAGCAGCAGAAGTACATGTATGACCACAAGACACATCGAATCGAGCATAGGATTGTCAGCCTGCGTCAGCCCCATCTGAGGCCCATTGTACGCGGCAAGGTCAAGGCACCGGTAGAATTTGGCGCCAAGTACGATGTGAGCATTGATGAAAAGGGACACGCCCGGATGGAAAAGCTGTCATTCGACCCTTACAATGAAGGCGGCGTTCTGACTGATGCAGTGGAACGGTATAAAACCCGTACCGGCCATTATCCTACGAAGGTGCTGGTCGATCAGATTTATCGCACTCGCACAAACCGAGAGTTCTGCAAGCAGCGTGGAATTCGCATGTCCGGGCCTCGCTTAGGGCGTCCGCCAAAAGAGAAACCGAAGCCAACAAAGGAAGAATACCAGGACAATGTCGATATAATCGAGGTTGAGCGCTTCTTCAGCTTAGATAAGCACTGCTATGGTGCCGGTCTTATCATGACTAAACTGCCGGAGACGACGTTGTCTTCTATCGCCATGTCTGTTCTTGTGGGGAATCTGTTCAGAATCCCCACGGGGTCTCTTTTTTTGCTCTATTTTGTGGATTCAGGGGTAGAATCAGAGTCTCAGCACTATATGGAGTTAGCAGACTGAGGTTCCAAGGCATTCTCAAGGTCAAAAATGCCTTCTGAGGGGTGAATTTTCACATTTTGAGGGTGTTTTAGGTTATTTTTGCAAAGGGTGGTTTTTTAACAGCCACTAAATAGCTCGCTATTCGCGTCGACTGATTCCTTGCATTAAATAAAAATACAAGAATGAAATTCGATAACGATTTAATCAGCGCTTCCCTAACGTGAAATAACGTGAGAATGTTAAATTAAAACCGTCAGAGATTGGCTGCAGGTTATGCTTTTGAAATCAATTTGCAGGGAATGGCGACGGAAGAGATATGTTCAGACCCAGCGAATATGACGCTGCTTCAGAGCCGCTCCATACGCATGTGAGAGTCATGGGATACGCAATAGAGAACCGGTGAATATGCAGAAGAGAGCCATTCGTTTTATGGGTATGATTTCTTCCGGAATTCCCTGTATTTATGGGCTTAGTTATACTTATCGCAAAGACAACAGGCCGGCTCTCCATTTCGTATTGGAGTTTAAAAAGCAGGCGGCTTCGGTCAGGGTATCATGTGGCTCTCGGCCGCGTATTGGGACTTATGGCGCATAATACTCACAATGAAATAAGCAGGATGAAATCAGGCATTTTTACATCGAATAGGATGTTAGAATGCCTGATTTCATGTGGCGAATCATTCTTGAATTAAACTATTAAGCAGCATACTGCACGAAAATGCTTTTGAAATGAATTTGCAGGGAATGGCGGCGGAAGAGATATGTTCAGATGGTGTTTTTATTGAAGCCTTGTTATTTGTGTAGGGAAATATGGGAAATCCTTGCTTATTGATGGAATACATATATAATAAAAAAGATAAGCAAAACGTTATTTAATATGATGAATTTTTGGCGGTTCTGCGTTATGGGCTGCGGAGCAGTGTCTGTATGGTTTCAGGAGACCGCAGGGAATGTTTATTACGAGAGAGGGCTTCAGCATCAGAGGCCTGCCGAGGCTGATTGCGGGTTCTGAAGGGGAAGTTGTTTTTAGGTGATTATTCTATGAAAATTGTACTGGCTTATTTTGAAAAGTTTATAGAGATGAGCGGCGGCATTGAGCGGGTGTGCTGCAATATGGCGAATGCTATGGCAGCCCGGGGGCACGAGGTTTCTATTGTTTATTGCTATGGCAGGTCGGGCAGGCCTTTTTATGCGCTGGATAGTGCGGTAAAGACGTATAATCTCATGGCGGAGCACCCGGATAAATGGAAGAATCCATCTCTGGGGCAGTGTGTGTCCGGATTTAATAAGGTCGTCAGGGAAGTACTGCGCATTTTCAGTAAAAGTCAGGCACGGGAATGGAATGAGTCCTGCAAAGGCCGGATGATACAGCAGGAAATAAAAAATAGGATAGATACTATTCAACCTGACATTATTGTTTCTTTCCGTTATGAGACCAGTAATTACCTGCTTCATTTTGCCCATGTGAAGGTACCGGTTATTACTATGTTTCACATGAGTCCGGATTTCATTCTTCCTGGAGCGCCTAAAGGGGAGATTCGGGCTATAGCAGAAAGCAGCCGAGCCCAGGTGCTGTTGAAACGGGATATCCCGGTGGTGGAGAGGTTTTGCCCCGGTGCCCATGTGGTCTGGATTCCCAATGCAGTGCCGCAGTATGAGGAACATGCAGATCCGGGAGCAGAGAAGAAGACTTACACCATTATCAATGCGGCACGGCTGAATAAACCGCAGAAGCGTCAGCATCTGCTGGTGGAGGCTTTTGCCGGATTGGCGAAGGACTATCCGGACTGGCGTGTGGAGCTTTGGGGCGGTGGCAATGATTCCGGTGCTTCCTATGCCAAAGAGCTCAGGGAGCAGATTCGGAAGTATTATCTGGAAAATCAGGTGTTTCTTAAAGGTGAAAGTACTCATATCATTAATCAGTATAAGAAATCTGATATATTCTGTTTCCCCAGTGCTTATGAGGGGTTCCCTCTTGCGATGACAGAGGCTATGAGCTCCGGTCTTCCTGTGGTGGGATTTAAGAGCTGTACGGCGGTGGTGGATTTGATTGATGACGGCAGGACCGGAGTCCTGGTGGATGATGGAGCAGAATCTTTTGCCAAAGGAATGAAGATACTGATGGACAGCAGGGAAAAAAGAGAAAAAATGGGAGCGCAGGCCAGAGAGGCTATGAAGGGGTATGCTCCGGAAGCTATATGGAATATGTGGGAAAAGTTGTTGAATGAGGTGGTCAGCGGTGAGTAATTTACAGGAGCAGAAAGGAATTTCTTCATTTGATGGGGCTATCCTGAAAAAAGAGGAAATAGGGGATACTTCGGGCGAGGTTTATCACATTGCCTTTTCCGGAACGTCTAATTATCTTGTTCATACAGGTATTTCCATGGTCTCTATTCTGGAAAGCAATCCCAAGAGGGCTTTCCATTTCCATGTATTCATCAATGGCATTGAGCCGGAAGATAAGGAAAAGATGGAGATCGTGGCCCATCGGTGGAACTGCCGGATTACTCTATATTATGTGGATGATTCTTTTTTCAGGGAAATGCTGCATCGTGACGGTATTGCTGCCTTTTTCTACAGGTTCCTTGTTCCTCCTCTTCTGGGAGAGGAGCAGATTCAGCGGGTGCTGTATCTGGATGGGGACATTATGTGCCAGAACTCGCTTGATGAGCTGATGAATGTTGATTTGGGCGGTAATATAGCTGCCTGTGTGGAAGATACCAGCCCTGCCTATGCAGAAATGCGGAGAAAAAAGGTGGGGACGAAGGCTTACTTTAATTCCGGAATGATGCTGATTGATATAAATAATTGGAATGAAGTGGCTGTTTCTTTCAAGGCTGCCGATATGGCGGTTCAGAGGAAGGCATCGGGGAAACCGCTGGCGTCCCACGACCAGGATATCCTGAATATCCTGCTGGATGGTCGTTTCCTGATGATGCCTAAGAAATATAATTATATTTACAACATAGACATGAAGGGCTTTTTCCAAAAGCAGGAGCCCCTAGTTTATGATCAGTCAGCGGTACTGGTTCATTTCGCCGGTATTGTCAAACCATGGCGCAGCTGGGTGCAGGATTTGCCGGGAGTTGAGAAGTATCACAGTTTTGCACAAACTTCTCCCTGGAAGGATGTTCCGCTGGTGGGCTTTCGGAGGCATAAGGATATCCATCAGGCGGCCCGTCATGCACGGCGTATGGGAAAATATGGAAAAATGGTGCAGATGTATGGCAAGTATTTATCTGATAAATTTGTCAGACATGAGTGAATAAAGAATGGGGAATTTTATGAATCACGGAGAGGAATTCATGTGGCCGGCAGCGGTTACTGCTGCGGTGATTACATGGGGGGCTACGGCCTATAATTACACGAATACAGGGTTTTCAGTGGCAATGATTATATTTGCCCTTTTTGTCATTTATACCTTATTTAAACGGGAAAAGGTCCCGGCCATACATCTTGATAGAAAACTGGTTGGAGCTTTTGCAATTCTTTATGGGGCTCTATTCATAGCCACACTTTTTCATCTGGACAATATAAAAAATCTGTATGGTGGATATTTCTGCGCTGTCGGCTTTGTGCTGTATACTCTTCCTTTGTGGATGCTGCTCTATGTGGGATGGGATAGGGATATCCGGAAAATAGCCTGCTTGACGTTATATGCTGTTCTCTATGCCCTGTGTCTCTATGGTATAGGCAAATATTTTGCATTGGGAGAGAGCAGATTGAGCAGCTTTTATCATTTTTCAACACGCATCGGCATGATGTTGGATATGTTTATTCCCTTCACTGTGGCCATTGCAGTGTATTACCGGCGGAAATGTCCGTGGATTTTTAAGGCGGGGGTTATACTTCTTCCGCTGGAAATGGTCACCTTATATCTGGCAGAAGTCCGTGGTTCCATGATGGGGATTTCGGCAGCCGTGGTGGTTACACTGACCCTTTGGCTTCATTATAGGGGAAAAGCATTTTCTGGAAAAACGCGTTTCCTGCTGATTGGAGGAGCGGCGGCGTTTGTTCTGGCAGCGGCTGTTTATGCAGTCTTCCTGCGCTGGGGAAATATGAACGCCATGATGGGCGGTGAACGTTTCCTTATGTGGGAAAGCAGCTGGCATATGTGGCTGAATCATCCTCTGACCGGCATCGGGCTGAACGGATGGCAGGCATCCTATGCATCAGGTCCGTATCATCCTTTGAACAGTTTAGAAGCAGGGCAAATTATGCCTCATAATGTATTCGTCTATTTTTTTGCAACGAGTGGGCTGCTGGGTGGACTGGGATACATTGCGTATTGTATATTGGTTATGGCATATCTTCTTTGCCGTGTTAAAACGCATACCGATGACATTTTTGGCTGGGCAATGCTTTTTGCCTTTGTTGCGGCCACAGTGCATGGACTGACCGACCAGACTTTTATTTTGAAACTGACTGGGCGTATACTTTATATGCTGATGGGAATCAGTCTGCTTTTTGAAAGATGGGAGTATAAAAGAACATAAGTCATTACTGCTTATATGGCTTTAATGGATTGAAGTGGTATGTCGGTATGGGGAGATTTTTATGGCTAAAAATATACCTGCAGTGTCTATGATTGTTCCTTGCTACAATGCGGAAAATTTTATACAGAGAGGCATTTCAAGTATTATTCATCAGACATGCCCTGATTGGGAACTGATTCTAGTGGATGATGGCTCTACTGATTCTACAGCTGCTATTTGCCAAAGGGCGACAGCAGAAGATGAAAGAGTACATTTTGTGCGCCAGAAAAACCAGGGAGTCAGCGCTGCCAGAAATAGGGGACTCGATATGGCAAAGGGACAGTATGTCATGTTCATGGACTCGGATGATTATGTGAACCCGGATATTCTTGCTTTTACATTAAAGGAAGCTGCCAAATATGATGCGGATATCGTCATGGTAGGACATAATCGGGTAGAAAAGGATGGAAATATTCATTCTGACTCAAGCCATTGGTCAGATACTGAAAACAGCGACAAAATCAAAGAAGATATACTCCTTAACCGGCTTCCCAATTTTGTGTGGGGGAAGTTGTATAAAAAATCTTTATGGGATGATATCCGACTGCCGGTGGGGCAGGTCATGGAAGATTTGTACATTATGCCTGAAGTGTTCTACCGGGCGGGACAGGTTATCCTTCGGAAAGAACCTTATTACTACTACAGCCATGAGAATGAACATAGCATTATGTCGGAAGCCGGCACTCATTACATACGAAGGAAATATGATCATTTCCTGGCGTGGAAGAACCATGAAAAGATTGCTGACCATTACAACAATAATGGTGCCGCTTTTTTCTGTGCGCAGAAGTCCATGCGCTCAATCATCAGGGCATTGTCTTTAGATGCAGGGGTTAATGCATTATCAGAAGCTGAGAAAATTTATGGACGTACGTATATTAGGGAATGCAGGGTACCTTTGCCATTCCTTACATGCGTTGTTCGAGATGTTCTGCTATCCAATCATACAGGCCTGTTACATTTTATGGGTAAAGCACAGCGCATGTTAATAGAGCGGCAGCAAAAGAGAAGAGCAAGAAGATAAGTAGCGAATTTGCTGTCAACTTTGTCAATACTCCTTGAAGGAGTTTAAAAGATAGTAAAGAATAGCTGATATGAAGCAATCATAACTATGGAAATTACAGAAATTAGCTGTACGATGCTTTTATCGTAGATGATTATAAAAGAATTAGTGCTCAAATAAGTTATTCATGAATAGAAAGAGAGGACATATGTCTGAAATCACACTAGTCACAGCATTTTTTGAGATAAATAGAAGTACTTGGGTTAAATTTTCTAGGACTGAAAAGACATATTTTAAGCATTTTGATCACTGGGCCCGAATGAAAAATAGGTTAGTGGTATATACTATGCCAGAGATGGTCTCCGAAGTTCTTGCAATTCGACGGAAGTATGGTCTGGAAGATAGGACGATAGTTGTCCCTATAAATGACGTAACTAAGGAAGTGCCTGATGTATATCAAGATATAAAGTATGCAATGGAGAATAAGGACTCTTGGTTATTTCATGATGCTTTGGCAAATCCAGAAAGTTGGAATTACAGATATAATTATATAACTTGCATTAAGTCGTATTGGGTACAAAAAGCTGTCAAGGACGGATTTGCCAAA harbors:
- a CDS encoding TrkH family potassium uptake protein; its protein translation is MNIRIIQSMLSRILLGAGAVLLLPLLLSLYYGGPVLSFLIPALLSLLLYLLLRRRNLSPNVSLTPREGTAITALSWIAVSLLYAIPYICSGTLSPLDGLVESVSGLTGTGATVINDLSPLPPSILFFRAMTHWLGGLGIIVIFVALFPQAGRGTTKMVNAESTGPTSSKPLPRIKETALALFCVYFCFTAAATAALMLWGMGFWEALDHAFSTIATGGFSTRNENIAYYHSFSLEMILTFFMVISSANFGLYVDAWKRGLHVLLQDTEFKVYLLMVAAAVLLITASQVLQGHMPLPESLREALFQSASLSSTTGYVSADFDQWPSFAKFILLLIIIAGGCGGSTAGGLKVMRLILLFKCFSAILKLHMHPRAVFHMTVGKEKFSRNTVL
- a CDS encoding Bax inhibitor-1/YccA family protein, producing MYDELTAEREKSISINMPGLMKDVYAWMAIALVVTGFSAWFVADNALLRGLFMGSRTGTLVLIVATFALVWRLSSAMGKMSLKTAAVMFLVYSVLNGITLSAVFLTYTLSSIGGVFFMTAGTFGIMSVYGYVTKADLSKLGNMCLMGLFGIILATVVGFFFDSTLLQMLISYAGILIFTGLTIYDTQSIKRLALTYHSRATDEGQKIAIMGALTLYLDFINIFIYLLRLFGEKK
- a CDS encoding WG repeat-containing protein — protein: MNYRTGKILLITSLLLLPAAFSPARGEEPAFSYTHIHREGSVSTMETGRVETREKSSKKTTHYDISVNLPSSPAAGGLLYPYLAKNGLPGDVHRRRGESDVYGYGVTAAFRNKKGWGLLNREGHEIVPAFWDSMSYEGNGLFQVKKGKKISYITADGRVAFPDREEGPSFYREKGKYGILDDRGNRVTAPLYREVLAPFSEGIAFVQLSDGRKGGIDGSGKLLFTAEFDSVGPYEDGLAEYRRKVNRFNWGTLAGAVLGGLGGSGGGDEMLPLSYDGVKRGYLDRQGRIVVDSRSDEVYPMTEWGTFVKDHGLLGFVNRKGEYIIPPGRYDLSGGRLYEEEGLVTLRDKEKGKMGAFRLEDGRQVMDFLYDRITFLGKDRVLYEMGGKTVLSGESGVIRELPSGAVMQPYSEEGLAWLEEGKKIHALDREGKILFTLPEGEAARPFRHGLAPVKSHGLWGLVDIHGQWVKSPLYKDVQMM
- a CDS encoding IS5 family transposase — translated: MYKLTPQYQQISIFDFNQPGGLQLSSDNRWVQLADSLEWNKYEERYAEQFPSKTGRPGIPFRIAFGAYIIQKATGASDRKLCELIAENSYYQYFLGLPSFQPECPFTYSAMVYFRKRFTPEFLMEVNEMILAAFDVTPEHREDKLEVPNGTALPDNMGTLILNATCSPSNIRYPQDFSLLNEAREHLEGMIDYFNDTYHPWAKPRTYREIARKDYLKLAKSKRRSAKAVRMQIRRELFNLARDMRYIEQYLAAGYELPEKYRQLYQTIQKLYEQQKYMYDHKTHRIEHRIVSLRQPHLRPIVRGKVKAPVEFGAKYDVSIDEKGHARMEKLSFDPYNEGGVLTDAVERYKTRTGHYPTKVLVDQIYRTRTNREFCKQRGIRMSGPRLGRPPKEKPKPTKEEYQDNVDIIEVERFFSLDKHCYGAGLIMTKLPETTLSSIAMSVLVGNLFRIPTGSLFLLYFVDSGVESESQHYMELAD
- a CDS encoding glycosyltransferase produces the protein MKIVLAYFEKFIEMSGGIERVCCNMANAMAARGHEVSIVYCYGRSGRPFYALDSAVKTYNLMAEHPDKWKNPSLGQCVSGFNKVVREVLRIFSKSQAREWNESCKGRMIQQEIKNRIDTIQPDIIVSFRYETSNYLLHFAHVKVPVITMFHMSPDFILPGAPKGEIRAIAESSRAQVLLKRDIPVVERFCPGAHVVWIPNAVPQYEEHADPGAEKKTYTIINAARLNKPQKRQHLLVEAFAGLAKDYPDWRVELWGGGNDSGASYAKELREQIRKYYLENQVFLKGESTHIINQYKKSDIFCFPSAYEGFPLAMTEAMSSGLPVVGFKSCTAVVDLIDDGRTGVLVDDGAESFAKGMKILMDSREKREKMGAQAREAMKGYAPEAIWNMWEKLLNEVVSGE
- a CDS encoding glycosyltransferase family 8 protein, producing MSNLQEQKGISSFDGAILKKEEIGDTSGEVYHIAFSGTSNYLVHTGISMVSILESNPKRAFHFHVFINGIEPEDKEKMEIVAHRWNCRITLYYVDDSFFREMLHRDGIAAFFYRFLVPPLLGEEQIQRVLYLDGDIMCQNSLDELMNVDLGGNIAACVEDTSPAYAEMRRKKVGTKAYFNSGMMLIDINNWNEVAVSFKAADMAVQRKASGKPLASHDQDILNILLDGRFLMMPKKYNYIYNIDMKGFFQKQEPLVYDQSAVLVHFAGIVKPWRSWVQDLPGVEKYHSFAQTSPWKDVPLVGFRRHKDIHQAARHARRMGKYGKMVQMYGKYLSDKFVRHE
- a CDS encoding O-antigen ligase family protein, which encodes MNHGEEFMWPAAVTAAVITWGATAYNYTNTGFSVAMIIFALFVIYTLFKREKVPAIHLDRKLVGAFAILYGALFIATLFHLDNIKNLYGGYFCAVGFVLYTLPLWMLLYVGWDRDIRKIACLTLYAVLYALCLYGIGKYFALGESRLSSFYHFSTRIGMMLDMFIPFTVAIAVYYRRKCPWIFKAGVILLPLEMVTLYLAEVRGSMMGISAAVVVTLTLWLHYRGKAFSGKTRFLLIGGAAAFVLAAAVYAVFLRWGNMNAMMGGERFLMWESSWHMWLNHPLTGIGLNGWQASYASGPYHPLNSLEAGQIMPHNVFVYFFATSGLLGGLGYIAYCILVMAYLLCRVKTHTDDIFGWAMLFAFVAATVHGLTDQTFILKLTGRILYMLMGISLLFERWEYKRT
- a CDS encoding glycosyltransferase family 2 protein — translated: MAKNIPAVSMIVPCYNAENFIQRGISSIIHQTCPDWELILVDDGSTDSTAAICQRATAEDERVHFVRQKNQGVSAARNRGLDMAKGQYVMFMDSDDYVNPDILAFTLKEAAKYDADIVMVGHNRVEKDGNIHSDSSHWSDTENSDKIKEDILLNRLPNFVWGKLYKKSLWDDIRLPVGQVMEDLYIMPEVFYRAGQVILRKEPYYYYSHENEHSIMSEAGTHYIRRKYDHFLAWKNHEKIADHYNNNGAAFFCAQKSMRSIIRALSLDAGVNALSEAEKIYGRTYIRECRVPLPFLTCVVRDVLLSNHTGLLHFMGKAQRMLIERQQKRRARR
- a CDS encoding WlaTC/HtrL family glycosyltransferase → MSEITLVTAFFEINRSTWVKFSRTEKTYFKHFDHWARMKNRLVVYTMPEMVSEVLAIRRKYGLEDRTIVVPINDVTKEVPDVYQDIKYAMENKDSWLFHDALANPESWNYRYNYITCIKSYWVQKAVKDGFAKGTVAWIDFGFDHGGEDFPYSEDFNFLWSYDFSWRIV